In the genome of Lolium rigidum isolate FL_2022 unplaced genomic scaffold, APGP_CSIRO_Lrig_0.1 contig_17646_1, whole genome shotgun sequence, the window caTATCTgtccacgcatatatcttcaagtccaccttgatcgcggcccacctctgacttggccaaattctggtgataacaatgacTTCAACTTTCCTTCTTTTATGCACCCTTGGGGTATCGGAAGTCCTAGGTATTTATCCTCCATTGACACGGCCCCAATATTTAGGATCGCTGCCACCACAGCGCCATCTTCTTCCAAGCAATTTGTCCTAGCATGATTGAGCATTTAGTGGGGCTTAAAAGTTGTCTTGTTCCTTTGTCATACTCTCTCAAGACCCCCACTAATTATGGTAGCTTGTTTATGAGTGGCACAGAAAAAAGCAGACTACCACCTGCAAAAAGGAGATGCAGAATACCCAAGCTTTTCCTGCATATCTTCAACTCTTGTAACATGTCTGAGTTGATCTCATGTTTGAGAAAGGCAGAGAGGCTTTCTCCAACGAAGAGGAACAAGTAGGGAGTATTGTTAGAGTGAATCTATCCAGCAGCTTGCCATTGAATTTGACTGATTATCGGACAGTCTTGACACACTCCATGATCCACTTTATCCGTTGTTCTGCAAAGCCGATATTCCTCGTACATTAGTCGAGGAATTTCCAATCTACCATGTCGTAAGCCTTCATAAGGTCAAGATTGTAGGCGCAGAAATTTCCGGGTTTTTTTAGCCTTTTTGTAATACATGGAAACACTCGAAAAAATGATATCATTGTCCGTAATCATCCTGCCTGGGATGAAGGCACTCTGAGTGTCAGAAATGATATCTTGAAGAAGAGGCCTAAATCTATTACCTAGATATTTTGCCACAATTTTATAAACCACATTGGAGAGGCTTATAGATCTTAAGTCTTTTAGATTTGGCATCATTTTTGTTCACTCGAAAGCAGATGCTTTTGGAAGCCAGTTTGATTATCTGGTGTCCTTTCAATGATTAATCCAAGAGAAGTAAGCTAATAGGTAACCGTGATTTTTTTTGATAAACACCAAAATCGGTATTAATTTACTTCTCTTACATGATTGTGTAGAAATTGCAGTATTTTGTCTCTTAAGATTATAACAGCAAATTTAGGTGGAATTTTTACTATGAAATTTATTTCAAAGCAGGTGCatctagttttatgttttgtactACTTGGTAGTATTATTTACTTTGGGGCTGGGTTGACACGGCACCAGAAAAGGTCAATCAGTGGCAACAACTCTCACCTAAAAGAGGGATCCTTTTACAACAAACGAGTGCACCTGCTGCAGCATATTGCAGTGACTGAACAACCTCGCCTGTCGCCGTGCATGCAAGCTACCTATTTGATCCTCCTGCCTGTGTACATGTCTGAACAGATGGCTGTCAAAGTTGCCGCGAGCACCCCGCCGCGCAAGTGCCAGAGCGCCACCGGCGCCGGCGACCCCGAGGACCGGTGCCTGTTGAAAGGATCCGCGAAGAGGTCGACGAGGGTGTGGGGACTAGCCACCGTCAGCGTCAGCCTCCAGAGCCAATGCTTCAGCTCGTTCGTGCTGCTGGTGTTCGTGATGTTCGTCGTCACCATCGTCTCGTTCACGACAaggagcggcgccgccgccaagatGCCGACCTTGCATCCGCCTCTTACCACGGACTTCACGGTCATGACGTCCACGAGCAACAGCGGCGCCACCAAGCAGGTGACTGCGCCTCCGCCTCCGACCGCTTCCGCTGTGGACGGTGGTGGCAGGGGCGTGGAAGAGTGCGACATGTCCTCCGGCCAGTGGGTGTACGACGAGGAGGGGTACCCTCTGTACGAGGAGAGTGCGTGCAGGTTCATGTCGGAGAACTTGGCGTGTGGGAAGTATGGCAGGACGGACCTCCGGTACCAACATTGGCGGTGGCAACCTAACGGCTGCGACCTTCCAAGGTACGTCCGCGCCATACACTGTCTGAACTCTGAAGTAAGTTTAAGGATCTCCCGGTTGTTCAACTGCTCACGCATGCGTGTACAAGCATACATAGTGTTTCCTAACAACGCAGTAAGTTTAAAAATGATAACTGCCTTGTTCTAAGCCATTCTGTGGATAATGGAGCAGGTTCGACGCGGCGAGGCTGCTAGAGAATCTGCGGGGCAAGCGTCTGGCGTTCGTGGGGGACTCTCTGAACCGGAACCAGTGGGTGTCCATGGTGTGcctcatcgacaccgccacccctGGCCTCCACAAGACACTCAACTCCAGCGGAGccctcttctccttcaacatccaTGTACGCTGCGTTGATCTGTAAAAGATCAACCACGCAAAGTCACACCGATCCATTCTAGCTGCAGCTCATTTCAGCGCTGAAGTTTAATCGATCAATGCGTGTGTGTGCTGATTTCAGGAGTACAATGCGTCGGTGGAATTCTACTGGTCGCCGCTGCTGGTGGAGTCCAACTCCGACAACCCGGTGCACCACCGCGTCGCCGACCGCACCGTGCGCGCCAACTCCATCGTTGAACACGCCCGCCGCTGGACAGACGCCGACGTGCTCGTCTTCAACTCTTACCTCTGGTGGCGCCACCCCTCCATCAAAGTCCTGTAAGTTCAGACGTACTCGTATCACTGTACGGAGTGCTAATTAAACCGTGGATGCGTGCTGATGGGTACGTGCTCGTGCGGTGCAGTTGGGGTTCGTTCGAGACGGCAACGGCGGCAGAGCACGAGTACAGTGTGTCCAAGGCGGTCGACGGCCTGCGTGCGTTCGAGCTGTCGCTGGCGACATGGGCCGAGTGGCTTGAGTTCCACGTCGACCGCGCCCGCACCAGTGTCTTCTTCATGTCCATGTCGCCCACCCACCTTCCCTCAGACGGCGACAACAACCACGGGTGCTACAACGAGACGGAGCCGATCGCCGCGGCGGACGAGGGCGGCGGCGATCACGGCCTGAACCCGGCGTTCGGGCGTGC includes:
- the LOC124680497 gene encoding protein trichome birefringence-like 34, whose product is MSVIWLFIFAEEMLGRWAWTPYVSHLLLGQMAVKVAASTPPRKCQSATGAGDPEDRCLLKGSAKRSTRVWGLATVSVSLQSQCFSSFVLLVFVMFVVTIVSFTTRSGAAAKMPTLHPPLTTDFTVMTSTSNSGATKQVTAPPPPTASAVDGGGRGVEECDMSSGQWVYDEEGYPLYEESACRFMSENLACGKYGRTDLRYQHWRWQPNGCDLPRFDAARLLENLRGKRLAFVGDSLNRNQWVSMVCLIDTATPGLHKTLNSSGALFSFNIHEYNASVEFYWSPLLVESNSDNPVHHRVADRTVRANSIVEHARRWTDADVLVFNSYLWWRHPSIKVLWGSFETATAAEHEYSVSKAVDGLRAFELSLATWAEWLEFHVDRARTSVFFMSMSPTHLPSDGDNNHGCYNETEPIAAADEGGGDHGLNPAFGRAVEEQVKRLGARGVAVRVVNVTGMSERRRDAHPSVHRRQWDPLTEAQRRDPSSYADCIHWCLPGVPDVWNQLLYAHIVS